DNA sequence from the Bacillus pumilus genome:
TATGGAAAAAGAAGCATTCAATGTGATTTTGTCATGGCAGGTAATTGTATTGATGTGAGTCAGCACCAAAAAGCGCTTCCTTACTTAGAAAAAGCGTTAAAGGTTTGTGAAGCGATGGAGCGGAAAGAGTGCACATCTTATTTTAAAGCGATGGCTCTTAATAACTTAGGAGCTTGTCATTATAGTATGGGAACGTACCATACAGCGACAGTCTTTTTTGAACAAGCCATTTCCCTTTATCAAAAAGATCAAGCATCCACGATGATCAAATCATTATTTTCACTTGCTCTTACCTGGTTTAAACTCGGAGATATCGAGCGGGCGGGTGAGGCTATACGTAAAGGAATGAACGAGGCTTGTTTATTGGAAGATGAAATTTATCAGTTGAAATTTCAATTTTTACAGGCGCTTTATATAGAAAAAGACAGCTGTGAGCAATTAAGATCGGCACTATTTGGACTGCGAAGCAAAAAAATGTTTGCTGATTTAGAGGAATTAGCACTTGATGCGGCTAATTATTATAAGGAACGCGACATGTACAAGGAATCCTCCACTTTTTTTGAGATTGTGATCGAAGCGCGTACGCACATTCAAAAAGGAGATGAGATGTATGAGAACGAAGCATAACATGTCAGCTGATCAAGTAGATGAAAGACTTCACACGTAATAACAGACAAAAACAACACCCTTTACGAATCAACGTAAAGGGCTTTTTTATTTATTCTTTGATGGCTTTTTCTGCGTCAATGGCACCTGCCCCGTAAATCATCGGGTCATCCCCAGACCACTTGCTTGTATTTTCTTTTAACAGGGTTTTGACCTCATCGGGCGTTAAATCTTGTGAATGCTCTAATAGAAGAGCACAAATACCAGCGCAAATCGGTGTTGCCATAGATGTGCCAGATAACGTCGTGTAATCATCATCGACTCTGCTTGATTTGTCGAGTT
Encoded proteins:
- a CDS encoding Rap family tetratricopeptide repeat protein; the encoded protein is MAHKIPSSEVGVKINQWYTHICKFEVEQANDMKRLVEEEIHEMEEDQDLLLYYSLMDFRHQLMLQHLTPVHAGSETLQAVSFPKEMEDGEDEMTGLLGYYFHFFHGMYAFIQRRYIEAISYYKHAEHQLILVTDEIEKAEFYYKIAEVYYHMKQTYFSMHYAKKARDIYKKHQLYGKRSIQCDFVMAGNCIDVSQHQKALPYLEKALKVCEAMERKECTSYFKAMALNNLGACHYSMGTYHTATVFFEQAISLYQKDQASTMIKSLFSLALTWFKLGDIERAGEAIRKGMNEACLLEDEIYQLKFQFLQALYIEKDSCEQLRSALFGLRSKKMFADLEELALDAANYYKERDMYKESSTFFEIVIEARTHIQKGDEMYENEA